A window of the Sphaerobacter thermophilus DSM 20745 genome harbors these coding sequences:
- a CDS encoding SH3 domain-containing protein: MTVRKCSTCKHYEPAPIWRKGWCRNPLLYSPQQSHLVGEDDLDCDRGMGNYWEPIDAPPGVAGVTPPPDTEADLTNPNPTPAFEPQVAPLNFVPPPGGGARSGRGGEMHQYPGSGRPGDFDDDDEFQRPSTHDRSRSPFASGSERQFTYYSEERYWTDYLRIAVPVVGVILMLGFVWFLLQSLLGGEDEAGNNTNGITGPTVVMGATPGGGVGPVSTPRPLPTTETTPAPSSGSIGQGATVVVANTDGAGVNLRSSPSTSGELVMTLEEGTELTITGESVTADGYTWWPVEGDGVEGYVVEDFLELAQ; this comes from the coding sequence ATGACCGTACGGAAGTGCAGCACATGCAAGCACTACGAGCCGGCGCCGATTTGGCGCAAGGGTTGGTGCCGGAACCCACTGCTCTACTCGCCCCAGCAGAGCCACCTCGTCGGTGAGGACGACCTGGACTGCGATCGGGGCATGGGTAACTACTGGGAGCCGATCGACGCACCGCCAGGCGTCGCCGGTGTCACCCCGCCCCCGGATACCGAAGCAGACCTGACCAACCCCAATCCCACGCCCGCGTTCGAACCCCAAGTCGCACCCTTGAACTTCGTGCCGCCGCCCGGCGGCGGCGCCCGTTCCGGTAGAGGAGGCGAGATGCATCAGTACCCCGGCAGCGGACGGCCCGGCGACTTCGACGACGATGATGAGTTCCAGCGCCCCTCCACCCACGATCGCTCCCGATCGCCCTTCGCCAGTGGGAGCGAGCGCCAGTTCACCTATTACAGCGAGGAGCGCTACTGGACCGACTACCTGCGGATCGCCGTCCCGGTCGTCGGCGTCATCCTCATGCTCGGATTCGTCTGGTTCCTCCTCCAGTCGCTTCTGGGTGGTGAGGACGAGGCCGGGAACAACACGAACGGGATCACCGGCCCAACGGTCGTGATGGGTGCCACCCCCGGTGGCGGGGTCGGCCCGGTCAGCACGCCGCGGCCGCTGCCGACGACCGAGACGACCCCTGCCCCGTCCAGCGGGTCGATCGGCCAGGGCGCGACCGTCGTGGTCGCCAACACTGACGGCGCAGGCGTGAACCTGCGCAGCAGCCCCAGCACCAGCGGCGAACTCGTCATGACGCTCGAAGAGGGGACCGAGCTGACCATCACCGGTGAGTCGGTCACGGCCGATGGCTACACCTGGTGGCCTGTCGAGGGGGACGGCGTCGAGGGGTACGTCGTCGAGGACTTCCTGGAGCTGGCCCAGTAG